From Pantoea sp. Ep11b, the proteins below share one genomic window:
- the wcaK gene encoding colanic acid biosynthesis pyruvyl transferase WcaK, which translates to MKILLVGNHTCGNRGDGAILRGLIDSMRSARSDLDIDVISRYPTSSGYLLQQDIQQDALYLHNSKSGKGLVGSFKRKVANRLMPDIMMAHLGKGGVFKSFAVPPHLKAFTESLAKYDAIIQVGGSFFVDLYGVTQFDHALCALMAKKPIYLIGHSVGPFQNPRVNALANFVFDRVDSLVLRESVSLDLMKRDGVTSSKVAPGVDTAFLVRAREVENPSHNLLHWQGIIDGRKTIAITVRELAPFDKRLGVTQKEYEAAFGRVINAMIAEGYQVVAFSTCTGIDSYAKDDRMVALTLRDHVTQPEHYHVIMDEFNDLELGILLSHCHLTIGTRLHSAIISMNFGTPAVAINYEHKSMGVMNQLGLPQMATDVKSLMDGSLIDKVKTVLADYDNIKAKVDTAVANEREIGNRITEEILKVLG; encoded by the coding sequence ATGAAAATTTTATTGGTGGGTAACCATACGTGTGGGAATCGCGGGGATGGCGCGATTCTTCGTGGACTGATCGATTCGATGCGGTCCGCACGCAGTGATTTAGACATTGATGTGATCAGCCGTTATCCAACCAGCTCCGGTTATCTGCTCCAGCAGGATATTCAGCAGGATGCGCTCTACCTGCACAACAGTAAGTCAGGCAAGGGCCTGGTCGGTTCGTTTAAGCGTAAGGTTGCCAACCGTCTGATGCCTGACATCATGATGGCGCATCTGGGCAAAGGCGGCGTCTTTAAGTCGTTTGCCGTGCCACCGCACCTGAAAGCCTTTACCGAAAGCCTGGCAAAATATGATGCGATCATTCAGGTGGGCGGTTCGTTCTTCGTCGATCTCTATGGCGTGACCCAGTTTGACCACGCGCTCTGTGCGCTGATGGCGAAAAAACCGATCTACCTGATCGGCCACTCGGTCGGACCTTTCCAGAACCCGCGCGTCAATGCGCTGGCGAACTTTGTTTTCGACCGCGTTGACAGCCTGGTGCTGCGTGAATCCGTCAGCCTCGATCTGATGAAGCGCGATGGCGTGACCAGCTCGAAAGTGGCGCCTGGCGTTGATACGGCCTTCCTGGTGCGGGCGCGCGAGGTGGAAAATCCGAGCCATAACCTGCTGCACTGGCAGGGCATTATCGACGGACGTAAAACCATCGCCATCACCGTGCGTGAGCTGGCACCGTTTGATAAACGTCTGGGCGTGACACAGAAAGAGTATGAGGCGGCATTTGGTCGGGTGATCAACGCGATGATCGCCGAAGGCTATCAGGTCGTGGCGTTCTCGACCTGCACCGGTATCGACAGCTACGCCAAGGATGACCGCATGGTCGCCCTGACGCTGCGCGACCACGTGACACAGCCTGAACATTATCATGTCATCATGGATGAGTTTAATGACCTTGAGCTGGGCATCCTGCTGAGCCACTGCCATCTGACCATCGGCACGCGCCTGCACTCGGCGATTATCTCCATGAACTTTGGCACCCCGGCCGTGGCGATCAACTACGAGCACAAGTCGATGGGCGTCATGAACCAGCTTGGTCTGCCACAGATGGCAACCGATGTAAAAAGCCTGATGGATGGCTCGCTGATCGACAAGGTCAAAACTGTCCTTGCCGACTACGACAACATCAAGGCGAAGGTCGACACGGCCGTTGCGAATGAAAGGGAAATTGGCAACCGGATCACTGAAGAGATTCTTAAAGTATTAGGGTAA
- a CDS encoding phage tailspike protein has translation MKRREVLQTAASALVGALSVSTFSSYAAKSNGIALKPVDATDVPKGDVPILTPENVYAMPPQFWQGFEGKLWIGKAGADASKPGNQIPVYLRDASGKVSQIAQPIALNKGNFAQFIQDNAALIADPSHSMAVEDSNGQTLFNITDVSRPGAADFSQRLAQPAGYQLIGEIPSVAELRKTRPLFEGAKVKLKSWHEGREVGGGEFVGSFQTAQNDGGVNFSGEGFYWRRVVDDFNRLTLFDFGAIADGKTDCAPAIMAMFQWSQQANQQICVQFPAGTFMVSACNLGDKYLNFFRISGAMVNFGYFPATTIVSDGKSDFVFQMNARRVELSNLIFNGNSDKSPNQQGFFHNTCPGGQYFRGACLRFNAVGGTAISLQDTLDCKIDQWYASRCSGDVIKSGWSGQKQGKWDHSTAIELSNFNAQHCRGGKVLNLPRCGQSIIHNGWIEHCDNPGDLSNGQWIVDALSLEDCKNPLIAHNTRLNMRQTSLQSGSWIDNSMQGERLLSIWEMGSTRVESWGVALDGSLKYNYLTSRWRLENNTNQETWFDLGSLYSPTVGDSWEIEIFGQSQFSNGSGDKPLMNLIGDKTTGGRAVIHVQRKKDRSEASWSAEGSSPVIDVRYVAEHDTDVRIFVKLAGWTPSAGVLVKTNGKDRFVTGRCARINARMEKSNPPAGDATKRAPQRFSLHNGKAGVGANEQGDLLMASRPLSADQVDTSKPEGFVSVVINGRQVALPYFAIKS, from the coding sequence ATGAAAAGAAGAGAAGTTTTACAGACCGCCGCCTCCGCCCTGGTGGGGGCTCTCTCCGTGAGCACCTTTTCCAGCTATGCGGCTAAAAGTAACGGTATTGCCCTGAAGCCGGTTGACGCCACGGATGTGCCAAAAGGCGACGTACCTATTCTGACGCCGGAAAACGTCTACGCTATGCCCCCCCAGTTCTGGCAGGGCTTCGAAGGGAAACTCTGGATCGGTAAAGCCGGGGCGGATGCCAGTAAGCCGGGTAATCAGATCCCGGTTTACCTGCGTGATGCCAGCGGCAAAGTGTCGCAGATCGCCCAGCCTATCGCGCTGAATAAAGGCAACTTTGCCCAGTTTATCCAGGACAACGCTGCGCTGATTGCCGACCCCTCGCACTCCATGGCGGTCGAGGACAGCAACGGTCAGACGCTGTTTAACATTACCGACGTGAGCCGTCCGGGCGCGGCAGATTTCAGTCAGCGTCTGGCACAGCCTGCGGGCTATCAGCTGATTGGCGAGATCCCCTCTGTGGCGGAGCTGCGCAAGACCCGTCCGCTGTTTGAAGGCGCCAAGGTGAAGCTGAAAAGCTGGCACGAAGGGCGGGAGGTCGGCGGCGGTGAGTTCGTCGGCAGCTTCCAGACCGCGCAGAACGATGGCGGCGTAAACTTTTCCGGTGAAGGCTTTTACTGGCGTCGTGTGGTTGACGATTTCAACCGCCTGACGCTGTTCGATTTTGGTGCGATTGCTGACGGTAAAACCGACTGTGCGCCCGCCATTATGGCGATGTTCCAGTGGTCGCAGCAGGCCAACCAGCAGATCTGTGTCCAGTTTCCGGCGGGTACCTTCATGGTCTCCGCCTGTAACCTGGGCGACAAGTATCTCAACTTCTTCCGCATCTCTGGTGCGATGGTGAACTTCGGTTACTTCCCGGCGACCACGATCGTCTCCGATGGTAAGTCCGATTTCGTCTTCCAGATGAATGCCCGTCGTGTTGAGCTGTCGAACCTGATTTTCAACGGCAACAGCGATAAAAGTCCAAACCAGCAGGGCTTTTTCCACAACACCTGCCCTGGCGGACAATATTTCCGCGGGGCCTGCCTGCGCTTTAACGCCGTCGGCGGCACCGCCATCAGCCTGCAGGACACCCTCGACTGTAAGATCGACCAGTGGTACGCCTCACGCTGCAGCGGCGATGTGATCAAGTCGGGCTGGTCAGGTCAGAAGCAGGGCAAATGGGACCACAGCACGGCGATCGAGCTGTCGAACTTCAACGCGCAGCACTGTCGCGGCGGTAAAGTCCTGAACCTGCCACGCTGCGGCCAGTCGATTATTCACAACGGCTGGATTGAGCATTGCGATAATCCGGGCGATCTCTCAAACGGTCAGTGGATCGTCGATGCGCTGAGCCTGGAGGATTGTAAGAATCCGCTGATCGCCCATAACACCCGTCTGAACATGCGGCAGACCAGCCTGCAGTCCGGCAGCTGGATCGACAACTCCATGCAGGGCGAGCGTCTGCTCAGCATCTGGGAGATGGGCTCAACCCGCGTGGAGTCCTGGGGCGTCGCGCTGGATGGCAGCCTGAAATATAACTACCTCACGTCGCGCTGGCGGCTGGAGAACAACACCAATCAGGAGACCTGGTTCGATCTCGGCTCGCTCTATTCCCCGACGGTAGGGGATTCGTGGGAGATCGAAATCTTTGGTCAGTCGCAGTTCAGCAACGGCAGCGGCGACAAGCCACTGATGAATCTGATTGGGGACAAGACCACCGGCGGTCGCGCGGTTATCCATGTGCAGCGCAAGAAAGATCGCTCAGAAGCGAGCTGGTCAGCAGAGGGCAGCTCGCCGGTTATTGATGTTCGTTATGTGGCCGAGCATGACACCGATGTCCGAATCTTCGTCAAACTGGCTGGCTGGACGCCATCGGCCGGCGTGCTGGTGAAAACCAACGGTAAAGATCGCTTTGTCACCGGCCGCTGCGCGCGGATTAACGCCCGCATGGAAAAATCCAATCCACCTGCGGGCGACGCCACCAAACGCGCGCCGCAGCGCTTCAGCCTGCACAACGGCAAAGCGGGCGTGGGCGCGAACGAGCAGGGCGATCTGCTGATGGCATCCCGGCCGCTCTCCGCCGATCAGGTCGACACCAGCAAACCGGAAGGCTTTGTTTCGGTGGTGATCAACGGCAGGCAGGTCGCACTGCCTTATTTCGCCATTAAGTCTTAA
- a CDS encoding glycosyltransferase family 4 protein has translation MKKIVLVIKDAYSYAGTENICNFMSECLGETHDVTIYSLEGSGKTFYPFEHVREIVSFEGQSNPIKSAVTRINREGFDTVFLISMGRLSVMFAFWNLLAMKKKRGKAYACEHIAINSFSKPIRFLKFLLLRYYDRVIVLTEKDHQVFSRWRIPSMPIPNPVVYKNYPRQTRHRQALAVGRLDNQKGFDLLLDIWRDFARNHPDWTLVIAGDGELRQQLHDQAAVLGITDSVKFVGKVSNINDYYRDSDMALMTSRYEGLPLVLLEAKSWSLPVVAYDCPTGPQEIINHGEDGFLVPMNDKATFLARMEQLASDDALFYAMSEKTKQTALKFDGNQIRQSWLSLV, from the coding sequence ATGAAAAAAATTGTCCTGGTGATCAAAGATGCTTATTCGTATGCGGGCACCGAAAACATCTGTAACTTTATGTCAGAGTGTCTTGGCGAAACGCACGACGTCACCATCTACTCGCTGGAAGGCAGCGGAAAAACCTTCTATCCGTTTGAACATGTCAGAGAGATTGTCAGCTTTGAAGGGCAGAGCAACCCGATTAAGAGCGCGGTCACCCGGATTAACAGAGAGGGGTTTGATACCGTCTTCCTGATCAGCATGGGTCGCCTGAGCGTGATGTTCGCCTTCTGGAACCTGCTGGCGATGAAAAAGAAGCGGGGCAAAGCCTACGCCTGCGAACATATCGCCATTAACTCCTTCAGCAAACCGATCAGGTTTCTTAAGTTTCTGCTGCTGCGCTACTACGACCGCGTGATCGTGCTGACCGAAAAAGATCATCAGGTGTTCAGCCGCTGGCGCATTCCGAGCATGCCCATCCCCAATCCGGTGGTTTACAAAAACTATCCGCGTCAGACCCGTCATCGCCAGGCGCTGGCGGTAGGCCGTCTGGATAATCAGAAGGGCTTTGATCTGCTGCTGGATATCTGGCGCGACTTCGCCCGCAACCATCCGGACTGGACGCTGGTCATCGCCGGTGACGGCGAACTGCGTCAGCAGCTGCACGACCAGGCGGCCGTGCTGGGCATCACCGACAGCGTGAAGTTTGTCGGCAAGGTCAGCAACATCAATGACTACTACCGCGACAGCGACATGGCGCTGATGACCTCGCGCTATGAAGGCCTGCCGCTGGTGCTGCTGGAGGCCAAATCCTGGTCACTGCCGGTTGTGGCGTATGACTGCCCGACCGGCCCGCAGGAGATCATCAACCACGGTGAAGATGGCTTCCTGGTGCCGATGAATGACAAAGCGACCTTCCTGGCCCGAATGGAGCAGCTCGCCAGCGATGATGCGCTGTTCTATGCCATGAGCGAAAAAACCAAACAAACCGCGCTGAAATTCGACGGTAATCAGATCAGGCAAAGCTGGCTGTCACTGGTTTAA
- a CDS encoding glycosyltransferase family 2 protein, with product MNTSVGTVGIVMPMYNARQTVLRAVQSVINQHYTDWHLYLVNDKSTDDSLEFVREHCQDPRITILDNAVNMGAAETRNVGLRAATEEIIAFLDSDDEWHADKLTQQVAAIAAGDDFVITEYYYKTRKAEHDITYGKPYLQQENFVKKQYRVCFSSVCFRRPPQGLFFQRKGHEDFLFLYELFTRYKQARVIQTILVNYYELGDSLSRNKNKAAQWHLELLRIIYKNNPLKIYYYYAWYMVNGVLFTLKHR from the coding sequence ATGAATACTTCTGTTGGAACCGTTGGCATTGTCATGCCGATGTATAATGCCCGTCAGACGGTGTTACGCGCTGTGCAGTCGGTGATCAATCAGCACTATACCGACTGGCACCTCTATCTGGTGAACGATAAATCGACCGATGATTCGCTGGAGTTTGTGCGTGAACATTGTCAGGACCCGCGTATTACTATTCTCGATAACGCGGTCAACATGGGCGCCGCCGAGACCCGCAATGTCGGGCTGCGTGCCGCCACGGAAGAGATTATCGCCTTTCTGGACAGCGACGATGAGTGGCATGCGGACAAGCTGACGCAGCAGGTGGCCGCCATCGCTGCCGGCGACGATTTCGTGATCACCGAGTATTACTACAAAACCCGCAAGGCCGAGCACGACATTACCTACGGCAAACCCTATCTGCAGCAGGAAAACTTTGTGAAGAAACAGTATCGCGTCTGTTTCTCCTCGGTCTGTTTCCGCCGTCCGCCGCAGGGGCTGTTCTTCCAGCGCAAAGGCCATGAAGATTTCCTGTTTTTGTATGAATTATTCACCCGCTATAAGCAGGCGCGCGTAATTCAGACGATTCTGGTCAACTATTACGAATTAGGTGATTCCCTTTCCCGTAATAAGAACAAAGCCGCCCAGTGGCACCTTGAATTATTAAGAATTATCTATAAAAACAATCCTTTAAAAATCTATTACTATTACGCCTGGTATATGGTGAATGGTGTGCTGTTTACCCTTAAGCATCGTTAA
- a CDS encoding glycosyltransferase family 2 protein, with the protein MKDIRFSIVIPAYNASESIVTTLDCVKAQTYRNFDVIIVDDKSADAAALAEVVRSERYQDLDINLVLSEVKLNGAGARNKGIELATGDYVSFLDADDEWAADKLQQVSEKIARLEAQGKQNFIIFSQVNIYQDGSFLKVMPMQPPGKNETVAEYLFGCYGFIQTSTIVLKREDAAKIQFDTRYIRHQDYDFCIRADRMGYEFVMIAAPLANYHLITKFGSKHKGESVKYSMFWLDAMKPHLTPRDIHTYKAFKLPLRYKMDGKSLMASLSFARYFFLTNKDNRAYFMNRVRDKVKARFGGEKAIS; encoded by the coding sequence ATGAAGGACATTCGTTTCTCCATCGTAATTCCGGCTTATAACGCGTCAGAATCGATTGTCACGACGCTGGATTGCGTTAAAGCACAGACGTATCGCAATTTCGACGTCATCATCGTGGATGACAAATCGGCGGATGCGGCGGCGCTGGCGGAGGTGGTTCGCAGCGAACGCTATCAGGATCTCGACATCAATCTGGTGCTCTCTGAGGTCAAACTCAACGGCGCGGGCGCGCGCAACAAAGGCATTGAGCTGGCCACCGGGGATTATGTCAGCTTCCTTGACGCCGACGATGAGTGGGCCGCCGACAAACTGCAGCAGGTCAGTGAAAAGATTGCCCGGCTGGAGGCCCAGGGCAAACAGAACTTCATTATTTTCAGCCAGGTGAATATCTATCAGGATGGGTCCTTCCTGAAGGTGATGCCGATGCAGCCACCGGGCAAAAATGAGACCGTCGCCGAATATCTGTTTGGCTGCTACGGCTTTATCCAGACCAGCACCATTGTACTGAAGCGGGAAGACGCGGCGAAGATTCAGTTCGATACCCGTTATATCCGCCATCAGGATTATGACTTCTGCATTCGTGCCGACCGCATGGGCTATGAATTTGTGATGATCGCCGCGCCGCTGGCGAACTACCATCTGATCACCAAATTTGGCTCGAAACACAAAGGCGAATCGGTAAAGTATTCGATGTTCTGGCTCGATGCTATGAAACCGCATCTTACCCCGCGTGATATCCACACCTACAAAGCCTTTAAGCTGCCGCTGCGCTACAAGATGGATGGCAAATCGCTGATGGCCAGCCTGAGCTTTGCTCGCTACTTCTTCCTCACCAATAAAGACAACCGTGCTTATTTCATGAACCGTGTCCGCGACAAGGTCAAAGCGCGTTTTGGCGGTGAGAAAGCGATCTCCTGA
- a CDS encoding EpsG family protein: MAPYWYVSGFLLLLSLFEIALKKDERTNHVLTWLLCFAAVVLIIFGGIRGLGTGMDDFQYRSFFEDFVRRIEINGFFKTVAFFRYEPLIFVTAWLTSLISHNASIFLFFFCAIAVSINTYFFRKMSPYPVLALVLYSAHIFINKDINQIRFGLSSALFLGVLWSIYLRHYWWAFVFFILSFTSHNTGVMVVTLIPFLFIRDWRWWPVIIIVASLPLSVVGGSSFIALIAGHLGSLGERASGYNNDPSYAMGGSILAVSNLKNIMLVFVFFYFMLTDELKRENYAQYRLNYLLILSFAIGGAIRIFLYNFPSGSRLSNYLQQVEPIILTSLIYQARRSWKPVLFGMLVFFLLYYLYYNTISTKQAVTGYEVAREFWLIH; encoded by the coding sequence ATGGCTCCATATTGGTATGTATCAGGTTTTTTACTGCTGCTTTCACTGTTTGAAATCGCGCTTAAAAAAGACGAACGCACAAATCATGTTCTGACCTGGCTGCTCTGTTTTGCCGCCGTTGTTTTAATTATTTTCGGGGGGATCCGCGGTCTCGGCACCGGCATGGATGACTTCCAGTACCGCAGTTTCTTCGAAGACTTTGTCCGTCGTATCGAGATCAATGGCTTTTTCAAAACCGTGGCGTTTTTCCGCTACGAACCGCTGATTTTTGTGACTGCCTGGCTGACCAGCCTGATTTCGCATAATGCCAGCATCTTCCTGTTTTTCTTCTGCGCCATCGCGGTTTCCATTAATACTTACTTTTTCAGAAAGATGTCGCCCTATCCGGTGCTGGCACTGGTGCTCTATTCGGCGCACATCTTTATCAACAAAGATATTAACCAGATTCGCTTTGGCCTGAGTTCTGCGCTGTTCCTCGGCGTATTGTGGTCGATCTATCTCAGGCACTACTGGTGGGCGTTCGTCTTCTTTATTCTCTCGTTCACCAGCCACAACACCGGTGTCATGGTCGTCACGCTGATTCCATTCCTGTTTATTCGTGACTGGCGCTGGTGGCCGGTCATTATCATCGTTGCCAGTCTGCCGCTGTCCGTGGTGGGGGGATCGAGCTTTATTGCCCTGATCGCCGGGCATCTTGGTTCGCTGGGGGAGAGGGCGTCGGGCTATAACAATGACCCCTCCTACGCCATGGGTGGCAGCATCCTGGCCGTGTCGAACCTGAAAAACATCATGCTGGTCTTTGTCTTCTTCTATTTCATGCTGACCGATGAGCTGAAGCGGGAAAACTATGCGCAGTATCGCCTTAACTACCTGCTGATTCTGAGTTTTGCTATCGGCGGCGCGATCAGGATCTTCCTCTACAACTTCCCGTCAGGTTCGCGTCTCTCCAACTACCTGCAGCAGGTGGAGCCGATCATCCTGACCTCGCTGATCTACCAGGCCAGACGATCCTGGAAGCCCGTGCTGTTTGGCATGCTGGTCTTCTTCCTGCTCTATTACCTCTACTACAACACCATTTCGACCAAACAGGCGGTAACCGGTTATGAAGTGGCGCGGGAGTTTTGGTTGATCCATTAA
- the wzc gene encoding tyrosine-protein kinase Wzc, giving the protein MNIKNKVSTAPGEDSNGWDLAHLVGQLIDHRWIIVAVTAFFMLAGTLYTLFATPIYSADALVQVEQKNASTVLNEIDSILPPTPASDTEIEILESRMVIGKTVDDLGLDTVVEQNYFPVIGKGLSRLMGNKPATIAISRLEIPRTIDKRNVELEVTGPDSYTVSKDGDELFKGKVGQLESHGDVSMLVSDIKADEGTSFTVTKLNDLQAIRSVLSNLTVADKGKDTGVLGLEYLGEDPDQISKVLNQIVNNYLLQNVERKSEQAEKSLQFLRTQLPAVRSKLDEAEDKLNTFRRQNESVDLSLEAKSALDSSVSVQSQLNELTFREAEVSQLFTKDHPTYRALLEKRKTLEGEQAQLNKKISAMPQTQQEILRLTRDVQSGQEIYMQLLNRQQELGISKASTVGDVRIIDSAQTANAPVAPKKLLIIAASLIAGLFVSVGLVLLKALLHHGIENPDQLEELGMNVYASVPLSDWQRKKDTEALARRASKSKVKTDPHETLLALGNPTDLSIEAIRSLRTSLHFAMMEAKNNILMITGASPGIGKTFICANLATLIAKAGQRVLFIDGDMRRGYTHELLGAENKAGLSNVLSGKTEFSPALIQQGVYGFDFLPRGQVPPNPSELLMHRRMGELLDWASKNYDLVLIDTPPILAVTDASIIGKLAGTSLMVARFEANTTKEVDVSFKRFAQNGIEIKGVILNAVVRKAANAYGYGYDYYAYDYGKTEKS; this is encoded by the coding sequence ATGAATATAAAAAATAAGGTCAGTACCGCGCCGGGAGAGGATTCGAATGGATGGGATCTGGCGCATCTTGTGGGACAGCTAATTGATCATCGCTGGATCATTGTTGCCGTTACCGCTTTTTTCATGCTGGCGGGAACACTCTACACACTCTTTGCAACACCGATTTATAGCGCCGATGCGCTGGTTCAGGTTGAGCAGAAGAATGCCAGTACCGTTCTGAACGAAATTGACAGCATTCTGCCCCCGACGCCTGCGTCAGATACTGAGATCGAGATTCTGGAATCCCGTATGGTCATCGGTAAAACCGTTGACGATCTGGGTCTGGATACCGTGGTTGAGCAGAACTACTTCCCGGTGATCGGTAAGGGTCTCTCCCGCCTGATGGGTAACAAGCCCGCCACGATTGCGATTTCGCGCCTGGAAATCCCACGCACTATCGACAAACGTAACGTTGAACTGGAAGTGACCGGCCCGGACAGCTACACCGTTTCTAAAGATGGTGATGAGCTGTTCAAAGGTAAAGTAGGTCAGCTGGAGTCGCACGGCGACGTCAGCATGCTGGTCAGCGACATCAAAGCTGACGAAGGCACCAGCTTCACTGTAACCAAGCTGAACGATCTGCAGGCTATCCGCTCTGTGCTCTCTAACCTGACCGTGGCAGACAAAGGTAAAGATACCGGCGTTCTGGGTCTGGAGTATCTGGGTGAAGATCCGGATCAGATCAGCAAAGTGCTGAACCAGATCGTGAACAACTATCTGCTGCAGAACGTTGAGCGTAAATCAGAGCAGGCAGAGAAGAGTCTGCAGTTCTTACGCACTCAGCTGCCTGCCGTGCGCAGCAAGCTGGATGAAGCGGAAGATAAGCTGAACACCTTCCGTCGTCAGAACGAATCGGTTGACCTGTCACTGGAAGCGAAGTCTGCACTGGACTCTTCTGTCAGCGTCCAGAGCCAGCTGAACGAACTGACCTTCCGTGAAGCCGAAGTTTCTCAGCTGTTTACCAAAGATCACCCGACTTACCGCGCGCTGCTGGAAAAACGCAAAACGCTGGAAGGTGAGCAGGCGCAGCTGAACAAGAAAATTTCGGCCATGCCACAGACTCAGCAGGAAATTCTGCGTCTGACCCGTGACGTTCAGTCCGGTCAGGAGATCTACATGCAGCTGCTGAACCGTCAGCAGGAGCTGGGCATCAGCAAGGCGAGCACCGTGGGTGATGTCCGCATCATCGACAGCGCGCAGACCGCTAATGCGCCGGTTGCACCGAAGAAACTGCTGATCATCGCGGCAAGCCTGATTGCAGGTCTGTTCGTGTCAGTGGGCCTGGTGCTGCTGAAAGCCCTGCTGCATCACGGCATCGAAAACCCGGATCAGCTGGAAGAGCTGGGCATGAACGTCTATGCCAGCGTGCCGCTCTCTGACTGGCAGCGTAAGAAAGATACCGAGGCTCTGGCGCGCCGTGCCAGCAAGTCGAAGGTGAAGACCGACCCGCATGAAACACTGCTGGCGCTGGGTAACCCGACTGACCTCTCCATCGAAGCGATTCGTAGCCTGCGTACCAGCCTGCACTTCGCGATGATGGAAGCCAAAAACAACATCCTGATGATCACCGGTGCCAGCCCGGGTATTGGTAAAACCTTTATCTGTGCCAACCTGGCGACCCTGATTGCGAAAGCCGGTCAGCGCGTCCTGTTCATCGATGGCGACATGCGTCGTGGTTACACCCACGAACTGCTGGGCGCAGAGAACAAAGCGGGTCTGTCAAACGTCCTCTCTGGCAAAACTGAGTTCAGCCCGGCGCTGATTCAGCAGGGTGTTTACGGATTTGATTTCCTGCCACGCGGTCAGGTGCCACCTAACCCGTCTGAGCTGCTGATGCACCGTCGCATGGGCGAGCTGCTGGACTGGGCGAGCAAAAACTACGATCTGGTATTAATCGATACGCCACCGATTCTGGCCGTCACCGACGCCTCCATCATCGGTAAGCTGGCGGGTACCTCGCTGATGGTGGCGCGCTTCGAAGCCAACACCACCAAAGAAGTGGATGTCAGCTTCAAACGCTTCGCCCAGAACGGTATTGAGATTAAAGGTGTGATCCTCAACGCCGTGGTGCGTAAAGCCGCCAATGCGTATGGCTACGGTTACGACTACTACGCCTACGACTACGGTAAGACAGAGAAAAGCTGA
- a CDS encoding protein tyrosine phosphatase (Wzb shows phosphatase activity towards the autophosphorylated Wzc protein, which induces colanic acid biosynthesis; catalyzes the phosphorylation of UDP-glucose dehydrogenase, an enzyme involved in colanic acid biosynthesis): MITSVLVVCVGNICRSPTGERMFKRALPDLDVRSAGLGALVGHPADRMASEVAAAQGLSLEGHQAQQLTAEMCRNVDLILVMEKRHIDQVNRIDPAARGKTMLLGHWLNQKEIADPYRKSREAFEEIYGLLENATQKWVNVLSR; this comes from the coding sequence ATGATTACGTCCGTGCTCGTCGTTTGCGTCGGCAACATCTGTCGCTCTCCTACCGGAGAGCGGATGTTTAAACGCGCGTTGCCTGATTTAGATGTCCGCTCGGCCGGCCTGGGGGCGCTGGTTGGCCACCCGGCCGACAGAATGGCGTCTGAGGTCGCTGCGGCGCAGGGTCTGTCGCTGGAAGGACATCAGGCGCAACAGTTGACGGCAGAGATGTGCCGCAACGTTGATCTGATTCTGGTGATGGAGAAGCGGCACATCGATCAGGTGAACCGCATCGACCCGGCAGCACGGGGTAAAACCATGCTGCTTGGACACTGGCTGAATCAAAAAGAAATTGCGGATCCGTACAGAAAGAGCCGTGAGGCCTTTGAAGAGATTTACGGGTTACTGGAAAACGCTACCCAGAAATGGGTCAACGTATTAAGCCGATAG